One segment of Cervus canadensis isolate Bull #8, Minnesota chromosome 32, ASM1932006v1, whole genome shotgun sequence DNA contains the following:
- the LOC122433120 gene encoding coiled-coil domain-containing protein 166-like isoform X1, with protein MAPKKKGLRAGRQGAAAGEGAEPPLSERRQYLHRQHKECSEELQACRQRLEQLRADDRLVDSEAARLHEGNPFSVTYWSRGAQRCTNSTHRRDREGGVDLPQIYRQRAELTSIYCAHEDGLRAHLVNVQALAAQLEQQEQKLQLGIELQRQQLAQTRALQRDLLKMGVEDRQQLHCARQRVLESKAALRQARQQEAVGALRARIQATSIQADRGPLRPELLPSHRAQALRNQPRQLPDQGELEDTRGLACVHGGASLARLGRYERSDAGSKLPLLCVSHRPARVSVSCPGSGVASFTPSRPDSEGYTSKVAYTIPTLPGKLVRRSYSPSPPAPVDSDEDEAASGEPEPTSRKASEARRWREKSPLSVVNKGVTPSSTLHGQATQPPS; from the exons ATGGCGCCTAAGAAGAAGGGGCTGCGCGCCGGGCGCCAGGGGGCCGCGGCGGGAGAGGGCGCCGAGCCGCCGCTGTCGGAGCGCCGTCAGTACCTGCATCGGCAGCACAAGGAGTGCTCGGAGGAACTGCAGGCCTGCAGGCAGCGCTTGGAACAACTGAGGGCTGACGACCGTTTGGTTGACAGCGAGGCGGCGCGCCTGCACGAAGGGAACCCGTTTTCCGTCACTTACTGGAGCAGGGGCGCGCAGCGCTGCACCAACTCCACCCATAGGCGTGATCGGGAGGGCGGCGTGGACCTGCCGCAGATTTACAGGCAGCGCGCAGAGCTGACTTCCATCTACTGCGCCCATGAGGACGGGCTGCGCGCACATCTGGTGAACGTGCAGGCGCTCGCGGCGCAGTTGGAGCAGCAGGAGCAGAAGCTGCAGCTCGGCATA GAGCTGCAGCGGCAGCAGCTGGCCCAGACCCGGGCTCTGCAGCGGGATCTGCTGAAAATGGGTGTGGAGGACAGGCAGCAACTCCACTGCGCGAGGCAGCGGGTTTTGGAGAGCAAGGCAGCGCTGCGCCAGGCGCGCCAGCAGGAGGCGGTGGGCGCGCTCCGGGCGCGCATCCAAGCCACATCCATCCAGGCGGACCGCGGGCCCCTGCGGCCGGAGTTGCTGCCGTCCCACCGGGCCCAGGCGCTGCGGAACCAGCCGCGCCAGTTGCCGGACCAGGGCGAGCTGGAGGACACGCGGGGCCTGGCGTGCGTGCACGGAGGCGCGTCTTTGGCCCGTTTGGGCCGATATGAGCGATCAGATGCGGGCTCCAAGCTCCCGCTCTTGTGTGTGTCCCACCGACCTGCCAGGGTAAGTGTATCCTGCCCGGGGTCCGGGGTCGCGTCCTTTACACCGTCCCGACCGGACTCTGAGGGTTACACTTCTAAAGTTGCTTACACGATCCCCACCCTCCCTGGGAAGCTCGTCCGCAGGTCTTATAGCCCATCACCACCGGCCCCAGTGGACAGCGACGAAGATGAAGCCGCCTCGGGAGAGCCCGAACCTACCTCGAGGAAGGCTAGTGAGGCCAGAAGGTGGCGGGAAAAAAGTCCACTTTCCGTGGTAAATAAAGGCGTGACTCCTTCCTCCACTCTCCACGGGCAGGCCACGCAGCCTCCGTCCTGA
- the LOC122433120 gene encoding coiled-coil domain-containing protein 166-like isoform X2, with protein MAPKKKGLRAEPPLSERRQYLHRQHKECSEELQACRQRLEQLRADDRLVDSEAARLHEGNPFSVTYWSRGAQRCTNSTHRRDREGGVDLPQIYRQRAELTSIYCAHEDGLRAHLVNVQALAAQLEQQEQKLQLGIELQRQQLAQTRALQRDLLKMGVEDRQQLHCARQRVLESKAALRQARQQEAVGALRARIQATSIQADRGPLRPELLPSHRAQALRNQPRQLPDQGELEDTRGLACVHGGASLARLGRYERSDAGSKLPLLCVSHRPARVSVSCPGSGVASFTPSRPDSEGYTSKVAYTIPTLPGKLVRRSYSPSPPAPVDSDEDEAASGEPEPTSRKASEARRWREKSPLSVVNKGVTPSSTLHGQATQPPS; from the exons ATGGCGCCTAAGAAGAAGGGGCTGC GCGCCGAGCCGCCGCTGTCGGAGCGCCGTCAGTACCTGCATCGGCAGCACAAGGAGTGCTCGGAGGAACTGCAGGCCTGCAGGCAGCGCTTGGAACAACTGAGGGCTGACGACCGTTTGGTTGACAGCGAGGCGGCGCGCCTGCACGAAGGGAACCCGTTTTCCGTCACTTACTGGAGCAGGGGCGCGCAGCGCTGCACCAACTCCACCCATAGGCGTGATCGGGAGGGCGGCGTGGACCTGCCGCAGATTTACAGGCAGCGCGCAGAGCTGACTTCCATCTACTGCGCCCATGAGGACGGGCTGCGCGCACATCTGGTGAACGTGCAGGCGCTCGCGGCGCAGTTGGAGCAGCAGGAGCAGAAGCTGCAGCTCGGCATA GAGCTGCAGCGGCAGCAGCTGGCCCAGACCCGGGCTCTGCAGCGGGATCTGCTGAAAATGGGTGTGGAGGACAGGCAGCAACTCCACTGCGCGAGGCAGCGGGTTTTGGAGAGCAAGGCAGCGCTGCGCCAGGCGCGCCAGCAGGAGGCGGTGGGCGCGCTCCGGGCGCGCATCCAAGCCACATCCATCCAGGCGGACCGCGGGCCCCTGCGGCCGGAGTTGCTGCCGTCCCACCGGGCCCAGGCGCTGCGGAACCAGCCGCGCCAGTTGCCGGACCAGGGCGAGCTGGAGGACACGCGGGGCCTGGCGTGCGTGCACGGAGGCGCGTCTTTGGCCCGTTTGGGCCGATATGAGCGATCAGATGCGGGCTCCAAGCTCCCGCTCTTGTGTGTGTCCCACCGACCTGCCAGGGTAAGTGTATCCTGCCCGGGGTCCGGGGTCGCGTCCTTTACACCGTCCCGACCGGACTCTGAGGGTTACACTTCTAAAGTTGCTTACACGATCCCCACCCTCCCTGGGAAGCTCGTCCGCAGGTCTTATAGCCCATCACCACCGGCCCCAGTGGACAGCGACGAAGATGAAGCCGCCTCGGGAGAGCCCGAACCTACCTCGAGGAAGGCTAGTGAGGCCAGAAGGTGGCGGGAAAAAAGTCCACTTTCCGTGGTAAATAAAGGCGTGACTCCTTCCTCCACTCTCCACGGGCAGGCCACGCAGCCTCCGTCCTGA
- the LOC122433121 gene encoding coiled-coil domain-containing protein 166-like isoform X1 produces the protein MAPKKRGLRAGRQGAAAGEGAEPPLSERRQYLHRQHKECSEELQACRQRLEQLRADDRLVDSEAARLHEGNPFSVTYWSRGAQRCTNSTHRRDREGGVDLPQIYRQRAELTSIYRAHEDRLRAHLVNVQALAVQLEQQEQKLQLGIEQQWQQLAQTRALQQDLLKMDVEDRQQLHCARQRVLESEAALRQARQQEAVGALRARIQATSIQADRGPLRPELLPSHRAQALRNQPRQLPDQGELEDTRGLACVHGGASLACLGRYQRSDAGSKLPPLRVSHRPARVSVSGPGSGVASFTPSRPDSECYTSKVAYTIPTLPGKLVRRSYSPSPPAPVDSDEDEAASGEPEPASRKASEARRWRGKKSTFPAK, from the exons ATGGCCCCTAAGAAGAGGGGGCTGCGCGCCGGGCGCCAGGGGGCCGCGGCGGGAGAGGGCGCCGAGCCGCCGCTGTCGGAGCGCCGTCAGTACCTGCATCGGCAGCACAAGGAGTGCTCTGAGGAACTGCAGGCCTGCAGGCAGCGCTTGGAACAACTGAGGGCTGACGACCGTTTGGTTGACAGCGAGGCGGCGCGCCTGCACGAAGGGAACCCGTTTTCCGTCACTTACTGGAGCAGGGGCGCGCAGCGCTGCACCAACTCCACCCATAGGCGTGATCGGGAGGGCGGCGTGGACCTGCCGCAGATTTACAGGCAGCGCGCAGAGCTGACTTCCATCTACCGCGCCCATGAGGACAGGCTGCGCGCACATCTGGTGAACGTGCAGGCGCTCGCGGTGCAGTTGGAGCAGCAGGAGCAGAAGCTGCAGCTCGGCATA gagcagcagtggcagcagctGGCCCAGACCCGGGCTCTGCAGCAGGATCTGCTGAAAATGGATGTGGAGGACAGGCAGCAACTCCACTGCGCGAGGCAGCGGGTTTTGGAGAGCGAGGCAGCGCTGCGCCAGGCGCGCCAGCAGGAGGCGGTGGGCGCGCTCCGGGCGCGCATCCAAGCCACATCCATCCAGGCGGACCGCGGGCCCCTGCGGCCGGAGTTGCTGCCGTCCCACCGGGCCCAGGCGCTGCGGAACCAGCCGCGCCAGCTGCCGGACCAGGGCGAGCTGGAGGACACGCGGGGCCTGGCGTGCGTGCACGGAGGTGCGTCTTTGGCCTGTTTGGGCCGATACCAGCGATCAGATGCGGGCTCCAAGCTCCCGCCCTTGCGGGTGTCCCACCGACCTGCCAGGGTAAGTGTATCCGGCCCGGGGTCCGGGGTCGCGTCCTTTACACCGTCCCGACCGGACTCTGAGTGTTACACTTCTAAAGTTGCTTACACGATCCCCACCCTCCCTGGGAAGCTCGTCCGCAGGTCTTATAGCCCATCACCACCGGCCCCAGTGGACAGCGACGAAGATGAAGCCGCCTCCGGAGAGCCCGAACCTGCCTCGAGGAAGGCTAGTGAGGCCAGAAGGTGGCGGGGAAAAAAGTCCACTTTCCCTGCTAAATGA
- the LOC122433121 gene encoding coiled-coil domain-containing protein 166-like isoform X2 produces MAPKKRGLRAGRQGAAAGEGAEPPLSERRQYLHRQHKECSEELQACRQRLEQLRADDRLVDSEAARLHEGNPFSVTYWSRGAQRCTNSTHRRDREGGVDLPQIYRQRAELTSIYRAHEDRLRAHLVNVQALAVQLEQQEQKLQLGIEQQWQQLAQTRALQQDLLKMDVEDRQQLHCARQRVLESEAALRQARQQEAVGALRARIQATSIQADRGPLRPELLPSHRAQALRNQPRQLPDQGELEDTRGLACVHGGASLACLGRYQRSDAGSKLPPLRVSHRPARLVRRSYSPSPPAPVDSDEDEAASGEPEPASRKASEARRWRGKKSTFPAK; encoded by the exons ATGGCCCCTAAGAAGAGGGGGCTGCGCGCCGGGCGCCAGGGGGCCGCGGCGGGAGAGGGCGCCGAGCCGCCGCTGTCGGAGCGCCGTCAGTACCTGCATCGGCAGCACAAGGAGTGCTCTGAGGAACTGCAGGCCTGCAGGCAGCGCTTGGAACAACTGAGGGCTGACGACCGTTTGGTTGACAGCGAGGCGGCGCGCCTGCACGAAGGGAACCCGTTTTCCGTCACTTACTGGAGCAGGGGCGCGCAGCGCTGCACCAACTCCACCCATAGGCGTGATCGGGAGGGCGGCGTGGACCTGCCGCAGATTTACAGGCAGCGCGCAGAGCTGACTTCCATCTACCGCGCCCATGAGGACAGGCTGCGCGCACATCTGGTGAACGTGCAGGCGCTCGCGGTGCAGTTGGAGCAGCAGGAGCAGAAGCTGCAGCTCGGCATA gagcagcagtggcagcagctGGCCCAGACCCGGGCTCTGCAGCAGGATCTGCTGAAAATGGATGTGGAGGACAGGCAGCAACTCCACTGCGCGAGGCAGCGGGTTTTGGAGAGCGAGGCAGCGCTGCGCCAGGCGCGCCAGCAGGAGGCGGTGGGCGCGCTCCGGGCGCGCATCCAAGCCACATCCATCCAGGCGGACCGCGGGCCCCTGCGGCCGGAGTTGCTGCCGTCCCACCGGGCCCAGGCGCTGCGGAACCAGCCGCGCCAGCTGCCGGACCAGGGCGAGCTGGAGGACACGCGGGGCCTGGCGTGCGTGCACGGAGGTGCGTCTTTGGCCTGTTTGGGCCGATACCAGCGATCAGATGCGGGCTCCAAGCTCCCGCCCTTGCGGGTGTCCCACCGACCTGCCAGG CTCGTCCGCAGGTCTTATAGCCCATCACCACCGGCCCCAGTGGACAGCGACGAAGATGAAGCCGCCTCCGGAGAGCCCGAACCTGCCTCGAGGAAGGCTAGTGAGGCCAGAAGGTGGCGGGGAAAAAAGTCCACTTTCCCTGCTAAATGA